A window of Rubricoccus marinus contains these coding sequences:
- a CDS encoding thioredoxin family protein produces MSRSALLLALLFSASGAMAQATDASVIPADAPDWTPIETAVTEAKTGQKTLLLHGYAAWCGWCARLDNDVYTNDEIQEYLDENFEVARLDIENRETIEFFDYRLPTAWLASGLGVTSTPTTIFMDPETGEVITRLPGYADPETFLFALRFVREGAYEEGSFQDFMDREKGVTDEDLTDADATAPLVPVAN; encoded by the coding sequence ATGTCGCGCTCCGCTCTCCTCCTCGCCCTCCTGTTCTCCGCCTCTGGCGCGATGGCGCAGGCCACCGACGCGTCCGTGATCCCCGCCGACGCGCCCGACTGGACGCCGATCGAGACGGCGGTGACGGAGGCCAAGACCGGTCAGAAGACGCTCCTCCTCCACGGCTACGCCGCGTGGTGCGGCTGGTGCGCCCGCCTGGACAACGACGTGTACACCAACGACGAGATCCAGGAGTACCTCGACGAGAACTTCGAGGTGGCGCGGCTCGACATCGAGAACCGCGAGACCATCGAGTTCTTCGACTACCGCTTGCCCACGGCGTGGCTCGCCAGCGGCCTCGGCGTGACCTCCACGCCGACGACCATTTTCATGGACCCCGAGACCGGCGAGGTCATCACGCGCCTCCCCGGCTACGCCGACCCCGAGACGTTCCTCTTCGCGCTCCGCTTTGTCCGCGAAGGCGCCTACGAGGAGGGCTCCTTCCAGGACTTTATGGACCGCGAGAAAGGCGTCACCGACGAGGACCTGACCGACGCGGACGCGACGGCCCCGCTCGTGCCCGTCGCCAACTAG
- a CDS encoding S1C family serine protease codes for MTVRRILFALALIAVGILIGLPVARMGQPAPESVARGQAPFAPSAVEPEPIQIGPDEDDEEALPTEEIPELRTLNRLFTTVASRATAAVVYIEVDGAEAGGDPFYGPRTTAGSGVIISPAGYVLTNAHVLEGGRRVTVVLTDKREYAAEVVGRDPTTDLAVLRLLEVGVGGEEPLPVARLGDSDQLEVGEWVLAVGSPFRLTGTVTQGIVSALGRSVGAIQNEVFIEDFIQTDAPINQGNSGGALVNLDGEVIGIVTAIATDDQAGVSQGYGFAAPANLARRVAEDLIAFGEVRRGYVGIQVGEMTAANARERGMDRIAGVLVSDVYSGGPGARAGLEAGDVLLEVNGVAVDATNRFQSRVALAQPADRLDLTIWRAGERLRLQTSLVGYDDPGLQSWIAGGAAPPPSPRTPAPADIPRARATDWGVRFRDLTPDDRRTFGVASGAFVEAIESGSAADEDGLPRGTVVTEVEGTVVGSAEDAQIILDRLAQTDSPALLRVRRPDGITAFYDLLSPFVE; via the coding sequence GTGACCGTCCGCCGCATCCTGTTCGCTCTCGCCCTCATCGCTGTGGGCATCCTTATCGGGCTCCCCGTGGCCCGTATGGGCCAGCCCGCGCCCGAATCCGTCGCCAGAGGCCAGGCCCCGTTTGCGCCGTCGGCGGTGGAGCCGGAGCCGATCCAGATCGGGCCGGACGAGGACGACGAGGAGGCGTTGCCGACGGAGGAGATCCCCGAGCTTCGCACGCTCAACCGGCTCTTCACGACGGTCGCGAGCCGCGCGACGGCGGCCGTCGTTTACATCGAGGTCGACGGCGCCGAAGCGGGCGGGGACCCGTTCTACGGGCCGCGCACGACGGCGGGCAGCGGCGTCATCATTTCGCCGGCGGGCTACGTCCTCACCAACGCGCACGTGCTCGAAGGCGGCCGCCGCGTCACAGTTGTGCTGACGGACAAGCGCGAGTACGCCGCCGAGGTGGTGGGCCGTGATCCGACAACAGACCTGGCCGTGCTCCGTCTGCTGGAGGTCGGCGTCGGGGGCGAAGAGCCGTTGCCCGTTGCCCGGCTCGGGGACTCGGACCAGCTCGAAGTGGGGGAGTGGGTGCTGGCGGTCGGTAGCCCGTTCCGGCTGACCGGGACGGTCACGCAGGGCATTGTGTCCGCGCTCGGTCGATCCGTTGGCGCGATCCAGAACGAAGTGTTCATCGAGGACTTTATTCAGACCGACGCGCCGATCAACCAGGGCAACTCCGGCGGCGCGCTCGTCAACCTCGACGGCGAGGTGATCGGCATCGTGACCGCTATCGCCACGGACGATCAAGCCGGCGTAAGCCAGGGATACGGCTTCGCGGCGCCCGCCAACCTCGCGCGTCGCGTGGCCGAGGACCTCATCGCGTTTGGCGAGGTCCGGCGCGGCTACGTGGGGATTCAGGTGGGCGAGATGACGGCGGCGAATGCGCGCGAGCGCGGCATGGACCGCATCGCCGGCGTACTCGTCAGTGACGTGTACTCCGGCGGCCCCGGTGCCCGTGCAGGCCTGGAAGCCGGCGACGTGCTGCTCGAAGTCAACGGCGTGGCCGTAGACGCCACCAACCGCTTCCAGAGCCGCGTTGCCCTCGCGCAACCAGCCGATCGCCTGGACCTCACGATCTGGCGCGCTGGCGAACGCCTCCGCCTCCAGACGTCGCTCGTGGGCTACGACGATCCCGGCCTGCAATCGTGGATCGCGGGCGGTGCTGCGCCACCACCGTCGCCCCGGACCCCCGCACCGGCAGACATCCCACGCGCCCGCGCGACCGACTGGGGCGTGCGCTTCCGCGACCTCACGCCCGACGACCGCCGCACGTTCGGCGTGGCCTCTGGCGCGTTCGTCGAAGCCATCGAGAGCGGCAGCGCGGCCGACGAGGACGGCCTGCCGCGTGGGACGGTCGTGACCGAGGTGGAGGGCACCGTCGTGGGCTCCGCCGAGGACGCGCAGATCATCCTCGACCGCCTCGCCCAGACCGACTCGCCCGCGCTTCTCCGCGTGCGCCGCCCGGACGGTATCACGGCGTTCTACGACCTGCTCTCGCCCTTCGTCGAGTAG
- a CDS encoding tetratricopeptide repeat protein, translated as MRAALFLLGLGVFGALAPGAREGRNGNAALEAEPLAAEQEYIAGLAQEDVPPEIRAALFNNLGLARFATERFAQADSSFSDALPWVGSPQRHALVAYNAGTAALASGDLTRAVAALRRALILDPSMVSAQVNLEIALLRQRRGDEDQQPEKPEPSPFAERLKAQADSLVERREYERAFGLMQNGLARDSTVAAFGEFIQRLGDVAEVDSDTTSLPLP; from the coding sequence GTGCGAGCCGCCCTTTTCCTCCTCGGCCTCGGCGTATTCGGCGCCCTCGCGCCCGGCGCTCGCGAAGGCCGCAACGGCAACGCCGCGCTGGAGGCCGAGCCTCTGGCGGCGGAGCAGGAATACATCGCCGGGCTGGCGCAGGAGGACGTGCCGCCGGAGATCCGCGCCGCGCTGTTCAACAACCTCGGCCTCGCACGTTTCGCGACCGAGCGCTTTGCCCAGGCCGACTCGTCGTTCTCCGACGCGCTGCCGTGGGTGGGTAGCCCGCAGCGGCACGCGCTCGTGGCGTACAACGCCGGGACCGCCGCGCTGGCCTCTGGCGACCTCACGCGAGCCGTCGCCGCGCTCCGCCGTGCGCTGATCCTGGACCCATCGATGGTCTCAGCGCAGGTCAACCTGGAGATCGCGCTGTTGCGCCAGAGGCGGGGCGATGAGGACCAGCAGCCCGAGAAGCCGGAACCCTCGCCGTTCGCGGAGCGCTTGAAAGCGCAGGCGGATTCGCTCGTGGAACGCCGCGAGTACGAGCGCGCGTTCGGGCTCATGCAGAACGGCCTCGCACGAGACTCCACCGTCGCCGCGTTCGGTGAGTTCATCCAGCGCCTCGGCGACGTCGCCGAGGTAGACTCCGACACCACCTCCCTCCCGCTCCCGTGA
- a CDS encoding carbohydrate kinase family protein: MPRFLLVGEVLWDALPRGLFLGGAPFNVAAHLQRLGEPVRLVTRVGADELGREARRRIAATGLDASGVQTDPSLPTGFVRVGVDASGDARYDILAPAAWDAIAPPEAGAEVVVFGTLAQRDARSRAAIRGLWRGARVRVLDLNLRPPHVSPEVIEASLRAADIVKLNAEELKALREQFALASGGAMALRDLAERFSLASVCVTRGARGARLLHDGEAFDHAGCAAEVRDTVGAGDAFLAALLSGLFRGDPPADVLDRANRLGAQVAGVEGALLPA; encoded by the coding sequence GTGCCCCGTTTCCTCCTCGTTGGCGAAGTCCTGTGGGACGCGCTCCCGCGCGGCCTCTTCCTCGGCGGCGCGCCTTTCAACGTCGCTGCGCACCTCCAGCGTCTTGGAGAACCGGTCCGCCTCGTGACGCGCGTCGGCGCCGACGAGTTGGGCCGTGAGGCGCGCAGGCGGATCGCGGCCACAGGCCTCGACGCCTCTGGCGTGCAGACCGACCCGTCCCTCCCAACGGGGTTCGTGCGCGTGGGCGTCGACGCCTCTGGCGACGCTCGGTACGACATCCTGGCGCCGGCCGCGTGGGACGCCATCGCGCCGCCAGAGGCCGGTGCCGAGGTCGTCGTGTTCGGCACGCTCGCGCAACGCGACGCCCGGAGCCGCGCCGCCATCCGGGGCCTCTGGCGCGGAGCCCGCGTGCGCGTGCTGGACCTCAACCTCCGCCCGCCGCACGTCTCGCCAGAGGTGATCGAGGCGTCCCTGCGCGCGGCCGACATCGTCAAGCTCAACGCGGAGGAGTTGAAAGCGCTGCGCGAGCAGTTCGCGCTGGCCTCTGGCGGGGCGATGGCGCTGCGCGACCTCGCCGAGCGGTTCAGCCTCGCGAGCGTGTGCGTCACGCGCGGCGCCAGAGGCGCGCGGCTGTTGCACGACGGCGAGGCGTTTGACCACGCCGGGTGCGCCGCCGAGGTGCGCGACACCGTCGGCGCGGGCGACGCGTTTCTGGCCGCGCTCCTCTCGGGCCTGTTTCGCGGCGACCCGCCCGCAGACGTGCTGGACCGCGCCAACCGGCTCGGCGCCCAGGTCGCGGGCGTCGAGGGCGCGCTGTTGCCGGCCTGA
- the aroC gene encoding chorismate synthase, producing the protein MIRYLTAGESHGPALVGIVEGMPAGVPVTAADLDEHLSRRWLGFGRGGRAKIERDKVSVLSGLRFSHTMGSPIALHLANAAFEKDRAGWPEVMAAGGTGEGVDGITMPRPGHADLAGAQKYGFDRAPHGPDVRPVIDRSSARETAMRVACCSVARQMLRALGIEVGSHVLRIGEVGMDDPGLWREGRDALLASGGARALYEAADASETRMLDADLTERTIAHIKEAKAAGDTLGGVYEVIVTGVPPGLGSYVHWDRRLDGRLAQAILSIQAQKAAEVGDGWAAGRTPGSEVHDPISRDARGAYRRESNHAGGVEGGVSNGMPIVVRGAMKPIPTLIRPLASVDLETGEAQPTRYERSDVTSVPAASTVAEATVAWTIAEALVERYGGDTFEDLRQRLDADRERFGMERA; encoded by the coding sequence ATGATCCGCTACCTCACCGCCGGCGAGTCCCACGGCCCGGCCCTCGTCGGGATTGTCGAAGGGATGCCCGCGGGCGTCCCCGTCACCGCCGCCGACCTGGACGAGCACCTCTCGCGCCGCTGGCTGGGCTTCGGGCGCGGCGGCCGCGCCAAGATCGAGCGCGACAAAGTGAGCGTGCTCTCGGGCCTCCGGTTTTCCCACACGATGGGCAGCCCCATCGCGCTGCACCTCGCCAACGCTGCCTTTGAAAAGGACCGCGCGGGGTGGCCCGAGGTCATGGCCGCTGGCGGGACCGGCGAAGGCGTGGACGGGATCACAATGCCACGCCCGGGACACGCGGACCTGGCAGGCGCCCAGAAATACGGGTTCGACCGGGCGCCCCACGGCCCCGACGTGCGGCCCGTCATCGACCGCTCCAGCGCGCGTGAGACCGCCATGCGCGTCGCGTGCTGCTCGGTCGCGCGGCAGATGCTGCGCGCGCTCGGCATCGAGGTCGGCTCCCACGTGCTACGCATCGGCGAGGTGGGCATGGACGACCCCGGCCTCTGGCGCGAAGGGCGCGACGCGCTCCTCGCCAGCGGCGGCGCCCGCGCGCTCTACGAAGCCGCCGACGCGAGCGAGACGCGGATGCTGGACGCCGACCTCACCGAGCGCACCATCGCGCACATCAAGGAGGCCAAGGCCGCCGGCGACACGCTGGGTGGCGTGTACGAGGTCATCGTGACCGGCGTGCCGCCTGGCCTCGGCAGCTACGTGCACTGGGACCGCCGCCTGGACGGCCGCCTCGCGCAAGCCATCCTCTCCATCCAGGCGCAAAAGGCCGCCGAGGTGGGCGACGGCTGGGCCGCCGGCCGCACGCCGGGCTCCGAGGTCCACGACCCGATCTCGCGCGACGCCAGAGGCGCGTACCGCCGCGAGAGCAACCACGCCGGCGGCGTCGAAGGCGGCGTCAGCAACGGGATGCCCATCGTCGTGCGCGGCGCGATGAAGCCCATCCCGACGCTGATCAGACCTCTGGCGAGCGTGGATCTGGAAACGGGCGAGGCGCAGCCGACGCGCTACGAGCGCAGCGACGTGACCAGCGTGCCCGCCGCCAGCACGGTCGCCGAGGCGACCGTCGCCTGGACCATTGCCGAAGCCCTCGTGGAGCGCTACGGCGGCGACACGTTCGAGGACCTGCGCCAGCGGCTGGACGCCGACCGCGAGCGCTTCGGCATGGAGCGCGCCTAG
- a CDS encoding glycosyltransferase gives MPSAAPPDVAFALLGDVTASSRALRQIRTLAASGARIQALSVGDPRDPGALPEGVVLQQVEVPSARGPALFWAAHRAMRAAAAASGARVLHASDLHVLPALAQVAKASGAGVVYDSREYYPGLDAAGRPWVRWTWGAIERRFAQRADVSFTVNDAIADTLEARYGIARPVVVRNVSDAPASGLTRTGELRQRLGLGERPLVLYQGLWRYGRGLIELADAMRAVPEAALVLVGEGPLAPELEARAARGEVHLLPFTPPDALVRLTPDADLGAMTALPLTESLRMALPNKLFEYAASAVPTLAGAGIEPLADMVTRYSAGLSVDPTDHSALVGAIRHALAPEAQARFAAGARALHAAHTWEAESRTFLRAYRRVLPSLGA, from the coding sequence ATGCCCTCCGCCGCCCCGCCCGATGTCGCCTTTGCCCTGCTGGGCGACGTGACCGCCTCGTCACGGGCGCTCCGGCAGATCCGCACCCTCGCGGCTTCTGGCGCGAGAATCCAGGCTCTCAGCGTGGGCGATCCGCGCGATCCCGGCGCGTTGCCCGAAGGCGTGGTGCTCCAGCAGGTGGAGGTGCCGAGCGCCAGAGGCCCGGCGCTGTTCTGGGCCGCCCACCGCGCCATGCGCGCCGCCGCTGCGGCCTCTGGCGCTCGTGTGCTCCACGCCAGCGACCTCCACGTGCTGCCGGCGCTCGCGCAGGTCGCGAAAGCCTCTGGCGCCGGCGTGGTCTACGACTCGCGCGAGTACTACCCCGGCCTGGACGCCGCCGGGCGCCCGTGGGTGCGCTGGACCTGGGGCGCCATTGAGCGCCGCTTCGCGCAGCGCGCCGACGTTTCGTTCACGGTCAACGACGCCATCGCGGACACCTTGGAGGCGCGCTATGGCATCGCGCGGCCCGTCGTGGTCCGCAACGTCTCCGACGCCCCCGCCAGCGGCCTCACGCGCACCGGCGAACTCCGCCAGAGGCTCGGACTGGGCGAGCGACCGCTCGTGCTGTACCAGGGGCTCTGGCGCTACGGCCGCGGGCTGATCGAACTCGCTGACGCGATGCGCGCCGTGCCCGAGGCTGCGCTCGTGCTCGTCGGCGAAGGGCCTCTGGCGCCAGAGCTGGAGGCACGCGCCGCCAGAGGCGAGGTGCACCTCCTGCCGTTCACGCCGCCCGACGCGCTGGTCCGCCTCACGCCCGACGCCGACCTGGGCGCGATGACGGCGCTTCCGCTGACCGAGAGCCTGCGCATGGCGCTGCCCAACAAGCTTTTCGAGTACGCCGCCTCCGCCGTGCCGACGCTGGCGGGCGCGGGCATTGAGCCTCTGGCGGATATGGTCACGCGCTACAGCGCAGGCTTGAGCGTGGACCCAACCGACCACAGCGCCCTCGTCGGCGCGATCCGCCATGCCCTCGCGCCAGAGGCGCAGGCCCGGTTCGCCGCCGGAGCGCGGGCGCTGCACGCCGCGCATACGTGGGAGGCGGAGAGCCGGACCTTTCTCCGGGCTTACCGGCGCGTGCTTCCCTCGCTCGGCGCCTAG